A genomic window from Pseudocitrobacter corydidari includes:
- a CDS encoding LysR family transcriptional regulator, which yields MNEPGNISIRALLIFIDVYETQNFSVVARREGISASQVSRVIHQMEDALGQQLFYRNPRAIIPTESGHLFIRYARAMTGSLEEARRELNERTLEPSGLVRINAPVFFGQRHVAPALPGLTERYPRLSIELTLTDDYIDPHRDPADVIFRIGTLTDSSFHARVFGPQFYHLAASADYIRQHGMPESPEELARHKCLVYRGSSGPNRWLLRRHSEEWVHYPVSPLMSSNNAESLLIAALGGMGIVLFPDWLIGDRLKSGELVGLLPELDTSIKTEPQHIAAIYPNARHPPLNVRAIIDYYIDVFGSPLYWQSE from the coding sequence ATGAATGAGCCTGGGAACATCAGTATTCGCGCACTGCTGATTTTTATAGATGTTTATGAAACGCAGAATTTCTCTGTGGTGGCACGGCGGGAAGGGATATCTGCCTCTCAGGTATCGCGCGTTATCCATCAGATGGAGGATGCGCTCGGGCAGCAACTCTTTTACCGCAATCCCCGGGCGATCATCCCGACGGAAAGCGGTCATCTTTTTATCCGCTATGCGCGGGCCATGACGGGCAGCCTGGAGGAGGCGCGGCGGGAACTCAACGAGAGAACGCTTGAGCCTTCCGGGTTGGTCCGCATAAACGCTCCTGTGTTCTTTGGACAGCGCCATGTAGCACCTGCGTTGCCCGGCCTGACGGAGCGATATCCGAGGCTCAGCATTGAGCTTACGCTGACTGATGATTATATCGATCCGCACCGGGATCCGGCTGACGTGATTTTCCGGATTGGCACGCTGACGGATTCCTCATTTCATGCGCGTGTGTTTGGCCCACAGTTCTATCATCTTGCCGCGTCAGCGGATTACATTCGCCAGCACGGTATGCCTGAATCACCTGAAGAGCTCGCACGTCATAAATGCCTGGTCTATCGCGGCTCTTCAGGGCCAAACCGCTGGCTGTTGCGCAGGCACTCAGAGGAGTGGGTGCACTATCCCGTCTCGCCCCTGATGTCATCCAATAATGCGGAATCGCTGCTGATTGCCGCACTCGGCGGAATGGGGATTGTGCTGTTTCCTGACTGGCTGATTGGCGACCGGCTGAAGAGCGGCGAGCTTGTCGGGCTGCTGCCGGAACTGGACACGTCGATAAAAACGGAGCCGCAGCACATCGCGGCAATCTATCCGAATGCCCGCCATCCTCCACTAAACGTTCGGGCAATTATCGATTACTACATTGACGTGTTCGGTTCCCCGCTTTACTGGCAGTCTGAATAA
- a CDS encoding DMT family transporter, whose translation MQLILIFIVIAGGMGLSVEAGLLGPLGGEVGDLWATFSVFGVGAALTFLLMLFFSPRNSPSFFAQPSWQLLGGVLGPIYVIILIVATPAIGIAMTMIGILAGQVFKSLIIDHFGLFGTPHREIDRKRIIALIFIIAALVMVAQG comes from the coding sequence ATGCAACTGATATTGATTTTTATCGTTATTGCCGGAGGCATGGGACTGTCCGTAGAGGCAGGATTGCTCGGGCCACTTGGCGGGGAGGTCGGAGACCTTTGGGCCACCTTCAGCGTATTTGGCGTGGGCGCAGCGTTGACCTTCCTGCTGATGCTTTTTTTCAGCCCGCGTAACAGCCCGTCATTCTTTGCGCAACCCTCGTGGCAGCTCCTCGGCGGCGTGCTTGGGCCGATCTATGTCATCATCCTGATCGTGGCAACACCGGCCATCGGCATCGCCATGACGATGATCGGCATACTGGCAGGCCAGGTTTTCAAGAGCCTGATTATTGACCACTTCGGCCTGTTCGGTACGCCGCACAGGGAAATTGACAGAAAACGTATCATCGCGCTGATTTTCATCATTGCAGCACTGGTTATGGTTGCACAGGGGTAA
- a CDS encoding DMT family transporter, translating to MTIIMILLAVAGGAMLSIQAAINGQLGSKIGVFKSAFLTFSIGALVTGLLIFFFEPKHALTLMDVPKWQLLGAMFGVPYIVIMVLAVQRIGAAVATVAVIFGQMTMSMLIDNFGWLGNASIPFSMSRLGAIICLGIALYFIYSSSKSKAAAAKKPLQQVAADK from the coding sequence ATGACTATTATTATGATTCTTCTCGCCGTCGCCGGGGGGGCCATGCTGAGTATCCAGGCGGCTATCAACGGTCAACTGGGCAGCAAGATCGGCGTATTCAAAAGCGCGTTCCTGACATTTTCGATCGGTGCGTTGGTGACGGGGCTGCTGATCTTTTTTTTCGAACCCAAACACGCCCTGACCCTGATGGACGTGCCTAAATGGCAACTGCTGGGCGCAATGTTTGGCGTGCCGTATATCGTCATTATGGTACTGGCTGTCCAGCGCATTGGCGCTGCGGTTGCCACGGTCGCCGTCATTTTTGGCCAGATGACCATGAGTATGCTGATCGATAATTTCGGCTGGCTGGGTAATGCGTCGATTCCGTTCTCGATGAGCCGACTCGGGGCCATCATCTGCCTGGGTATCGCGCTGTACTTCATTTACTCCAGCAGCAAGTCAAAAGCCGCAGCGGCGAAAAAGCCCCTGCAACAGGTAGCCGCTGACAAATAA